The following are from one region of the Streptomyces changanensis genome:
- a CDS encoding L,D-transpeptidase, whose product MRHLRKRAGLGVAAAALWAGVAVGLTGCAAAGGAGAPGAPGAPGGRPDRAVGDTIRITPRDGAEGVAPDARLEVRVPDGRLEAVRVRRIEDAQPADVPGALSPDGLSWRPAPGTRLATAAKYAVDAVALDGHGRRSARHSAFTTLVPDHRFIGYFSPENRSTVGTGMIVSFRFNRPVRDRAAVERAIRVTADPPVEVAGHWFGADRLDLRPEEYWRPGTEVTVDVRLRDVEAAPGVYGIQQRTVRFTIGRSQVSLVDAEAHTMQVRRDGRLLATLPVTAGAPKTTTYNGRMVVTELYEVTRMNGATVGFKDARGKSEYDIKDVPHAMRLTTSGTFLHGNYWASPTTFGRTNVSHGCVGLRDVKGGSTETPAGWFFERTLVGDVVEVVNSRDRKVAPDNGLGGWNMDWRQWRAGSALR is encoded by the coding sequence GTGAGACACCTACGCAAAAGGGCAGGTCTGGGCGTCGCCGCGGCGGCGCTGTGGGCGGGAGTGGCGGTCGGGCTGACCGGGTGCGCGGCGGCGGGCGGCGCGGGCGCGCCGGGCGCCCCCGGTGCGCCGGGCGGGCGCCCGGACCGGGCGGTCGGGGACACCATCCGGATCACCCCCCGGGACGGAGCGGAAGGCGTCGCCCCCGACGCCCGGCTGGAGGTACGGGTCCCGGACGGCCGGCTGGAGGCCGTACGGGTGCGCCGCATCGAGGACGCGCAGCCCGCCGACGTGCCGGGCGCCCTCTCCCCGGACGGGCTGAGCTGGCGCCCGGCCCCCGGCACACGGCTGGCCACGGCGGCCAAGTACGCCGTCGACGCCGTCGCCCTCGACGGGCACGGACGCCGCTCGGCCCGGCACTCCGCCTTCACCACGCTCGTCCCCGACCACCGCTTCATCGGCTACTTCTCGCCGGAGAACCGCTCCACCGTCGGCACCGGCATGATCGTCTCCTTCCGCTTCAACCGGCCGGTGCGGGACCGCGCGGCGGTGGAGCGGGCCATCCGCGTCACCGCCGACCCGCCCGTCGAGGTCGCCGGCCACTGGTTCGGCGCCGACCGGCTCGACCTGCGCCCCGAGGAGTACTGGCGGCCCGGCACCGAGGTCACCGTCGACGTGCGGCTGAGGGACGTCGAGGCGGCGCCCGGCGTCTACGGCATCCAGCAGCGCACGGTGCGCTTCACCATCGGCCGCTCGCAGGTGTCCCTCGTCGACGCCGAGGCCCACACCATGCAGGTGCGCCGCGACGGCCGGCTCCTCGCCACCCTCCCCGTCACGGCCGGCGCCCCGAAGACCACCACCTACAACGGCAGGATGGTGGTGACCGAGCTGTACGAGGTGACCCGGATGAACGGCGCGACCGTCGGCTTCAAGGACGCCCGCGGCAAGAGCGAGTACGACATCAAGGACGTGCCCCACGCCATGCGGCTGACCACCTCGGGCACCTTCCTGCACGGCAACTACTGGGCGTCCCCGACCACCTTCGGCAGGACCAACGTCAGCCACGGCTGCGTCGGACTGCGCGATGTGAAGGGCGGGAGCACCGAGACGCCCGCGGGCTGGTTCTTCGAGCGGACCCTCGTCGGGGACGTCGTCGAGGTGGTCAACTCGCGTGACCGGAAGGTCGCTCCCGACAACGGCCTGGGCGGCTGGAACATGGACTGGCGGCAGTGGAGGGCCGGTTCGGCGCTGCGCTGA
- a CDS encoding enoyl-CoA hydratase/isomerase family protein, with product MTVTLEVSAGVGTIRLDRPPMNALDIATQDRLKELAEEAAGRDDVRAVVVYGGEKVFAAGADIKEMQVMDHAAMVRRGKGLQDSFTAVARIPKPVVAAVTGYALGGGCELALCADFRIAADNAKLGQPEILLGLIPGAGGTQRLARLVGPSKAKDLIFTGRHVKADEALAIGLVDRVVPAAEVYEQAHAWAAKLAQGPALALRAAKESVDTGLETDIDTGLAVERNWFAGLFATEDRERGMRSFVEEGPGKAKFL from the coding sequence ATGACAGTGACTCTCGAAGTTTCCGCGGGCGTCGGCACGATCCGCCTGGACCGCCCCCCGATGAACGCGCTGGACATCGCCACGCAGGACCGGCTCAAGGAGCTCGCCGAGGAGGCCGCGGGCCGCGACGACGTCCGCGCCGTCGTCGTGTACGGCGGCGAGAAGGTGTTCGCGGCCGGTGCGGACATCAAGGAGATGCAGGTCATGGACCACGCGGCCATGGTGCGCCGCGGCAAGGGGCTCCAGGACTCCTTCACCGCCGTGGCCCGGATCCCCAAGCCCGTCGTCGCCGCCGTCACCGGTTACGCGCTGGGCGGCGGCTGCGAGCTGGCGCTCTGCGCCGACTTCCGCATCGCGGCGGACAACGCCAAGCTCGGCCAGCCCGAGATCCTGCTCGGCCTCATCCCCGGCGCCGGCGGCACCCAGCGGCTCGCCCGCCTCGTCGGCCCCTCCAAGGCCAAGGACCTCATTTTCACCGGACGCCACGTCAAGGCCGACGAGGCGCTGGCGATCGGCCTCGTCGACCGGGTCGTCCCGGCCGCCGAGGTGTACGAGCAGGCGCACGCCTGGGCCGCCAAGCTCGCCCAGGGCCCGGCGCTGGCGCTGCGGGCCGCCAAGGAGTCCGTCGACACCGGCCTGGAGACGGACATCGACACGGGCCTCGCCGTCGAGCGCAACTGGTTCGCGGGCCTCTTCGCCACGGAGGACCGGGAGCGGGGCATGCGCAGCTTCGTGGAGGAGGGCCCGGGCAAGGCCAAGTTCCTCTAG
- a CDS encoding EF-hand domain-containing protein — protein sequence MADMESARKAFDRYDVNGDGFITAAEYKSVMAQLGDFNVTEPVAQAVINAQDANGDGLLSWDEFWSRLNRA from the coding sequence ATGGCGGACATGGAGTCTGCGCGCAAGGCTTTCGACCGGTACGACGTCAACGGCGACGGCTTCATCACGGCCGCCGAGTACAAGAGCGTCATGGCTCAGCTCGGCGACTTCAACGTCACCGAGCCCGTCGCCCAGGCCGTCATCAACGCCCAGGACGCCAACGGCGACGGCCTGCTCAGCTGGGACGAGTTCTGGTCGCGCCTGAACAGGGCCTGA
- a CDS encoding L,D-transpeptidase, with protein MKGQPISGASAGAAPQGRRGRGRGPLAVVAGTLLLLVTACGGGGQADGDKGGAAGKDGAGQVATGPSQAVVTVTPKDGAEAVETSGVLKVAAENGTLTTVEVTDSKGTPVEGKLSADATGWQPVRHLAAGTRYKVHAVAKDADGRESAKDTTFTTLVPKNTFLGHYTPEDGSTVGVGMPVSINFTRGITNPEAVEKAIKVTAVPAVPIEGHWFGNDRLDFRPEKYWAAGTKVTVRLDLDGVEGRPGVYGKQAKTVTFTVGRSQVSTVDASEKTMKVVRDGKLIKTIPITAGAPSTTTYNGQMVISEKYKVTRMNGATVGFGGEYDIKDVPHAMRLSSSGTFVHGNYWASAGTFGSANVSHGCVGLRDVRGAYDGSMPAAWFYDNSLIGDVVVVKNSKDKQIQPDNGLNGWNMSWAEWTK; from the coding sequence GTGAAGGGGCAGCCGATATCGGGGGCGTCGGCCGGGGCGGCGCCGCAGGGGCGGCGCGGCCGGGGCAGGGGGCCGCTGGCCGTCGTTGCCGGAACGTTGCTGCTGCTGGTGACCGCCTGTGGAGGCGGCGGCCAGGCGGACGGCGACAAGGGCGGGGCCGCGGGCAAGGACGGCGCGGGACAGGTCGCCACCGGGCCCTCGCAGGCCGTCGTGACCGTCACGCCGAAGGACGGCGCCGAGGCGGTCGAGACGAGCGGCGTGCTGAAGGTCGCCGCGGAGAACGGCACGCTCACCACGGTCGAGGTGACCGACTCCAAGGGCACGCCCGTCGAGGGCAAGCTGTCCGCCGACGCCACCGGCTGGCAGCCGGTCAGGCACCTCGCGGCGGGCACCAGGTACAAGGTGCACGCCGTCGCCAAGGACGCCGACGGCCGGGAGTCGGCGAAGGACACCACCTTCACCACCCTCGTCCCGAAGAACACCTTCCTCGGCCACTACACGCCGGAGGACGGCTCGACCGTCGGCGTCGGCATGCCGGTGTCGATCAACTTCACCCGCGGCATCACCAATCCGGAGGCCGTGGAGAAGGCCATCAAGGTGACCGCCGTCCCGGCTGTGCCGATCGAGGGCCACTGGTTCGGCAACGACCGCCTGGACTTCCGCCCCGAGAAGTACTGGGCCGCCGGCACCAAGGTGACCGTGCGGCTCGACCTGGACGGTGTCGAGGGCCGCCCCGGCGTGTACGGCAAGCAGGCCAAGACGGTGACCTTCACCGTCGGCCGCAGCCAGGTCTCCACGGTCGACGCGAGCGAGAAGACCATGAAGGTCGTCCGCGACGGCAAGCTGATCAAGACGATTCCGATCACCGCCGGCGCGCCGTCCACGACGACGTACAACGGCCAGATGGTCATCAGCGAGAAGTACAAGGTGACCCGGATGAACGGCGCCACCGTGGGCTTCGGCGGCGAGTACGACATCAAGGACGTGCCGCACGCGATGCGCCTGTCCTCCTCGGGCACCTTCGTCCACGGCAACTACTGGGCGTCGGCCGGCACCTTCGGCTCCGCCAACGTCAGCCATGGCTGCGTCGGCCTGCGCGACGTGCGCGGCGCCTACGACGGCTCCATGCCGGCGGCCTGGTTCTACGACAACTCCCTCATCGGCGACGTGGTCGTCGTGAAGAACTCCAAGGACAAGCAGATCCAGCCGGACAACGGCCTCAACGGCTGGAACATGTCCTGGGCGGAGTGGACCAAGTAG
- the glgX gene encoding glycogen debranching protein GlgX, protein MTSTGPGAGTGAEAPPPTPPAWPGAPTPLGARVRTGPGGVTGTNFALWAGGAEAVEVCLFAPDGAETRVPLTEQTHGIWHGFVPGVGPGRRYGYRVHGRWDPWTGARWNPAKLLLDPYARAVDGDYTLPPEVYGHVRDWPDQPVADTVRDDRDSAPYVPKGVVVHDDVPGDEWADDRRPKTPWADSVIYELHVRGFTMRHPGVPRELRGTYAGLAHPAAVEHLVRLGVTAVELLPVHQFAHEDHLLRRGLRNHWGYNSIGYFAPHAAYAATGTGGEQVGEFRRMVRALHEAGIEVILDVVYNHTAEAGELGPMLSLRGIDNRGYYRLQHDARRYADYTGCGNTLHVVQPQVLRLITDSLRYWVTEMGVDGFRFDLAAALARSMHDVDMLSPFLAVIAQDPVLRRVKLIAEPWDVGSGGYQVGAFPPLWTEWNDRYRDAVRDFWRGALPDVRDLGYRLSGSSDLYAWGGRRPYASVNFVTAHDGFTLRDLVSYERKHNEANGEDNRDGTDDNRSWNCGAEGATDDEAVGALRRRQIRNMLTTLLLSTGVPMIVAGDEMGRTQGGNNNAYCQDNETGWVDWSLLDEPWARELLALSRRLLALRHAHPVLRRRAFFSGRPQGTDGLRDLAWFTAGGEEMTEADWYAPARTIAFYLSGRDIPGRDERGEKVVDDSFLVILHAGDGPVEHRLPGVPWAAEYALVVDTSREEQERAPEVVCPGGGTVTVPARSALLWRVAD, encoded by the coding sequence GTGACGAGCACGGGACCGGGGGCCGGTACGGGGGCGGAGGCACCGCCGCCGACGCCACCCGCCTGGCCGGGGGCGCCGACCCCGCTGGGCGCCCGGGTCCGCACGGGTCCCGGCGGGGTGACGGGCACCAACTTCGCCCTGTGGGCGGGCGGCGCGGAGGCCGTCGAGGTGTGCCTGTTCGCGCCCGACGGCGCGGAGACGCGGGTGCCGCTGACGGAGCAGACCCATGGCATCTGGCACGGCTTCGTGCCGGGCGTAGGGCCGGGCCGCCGGTACGGCTACCGGGTGCACGGGCGGTGGGACCCGTGGACGGGCGCCCGCTGGAACCCGGCGAAGCTCCTCCTCGACCCGTACGCACGGGCCGTGGACGGTGACTACACCCTGCCCCCCGAGGTGTACGGGCACGTGCGGGACTGGCCGGACCAGCCGGTCGCGGACACCGTGCGCGACGACCGCGACTCGGCGCCGTACGTGCCGAAGGGCGTCGTGGTCCACGACGACGTGCCGGGCGACGAGTGGGCCGACGACCGCAGGCCGAAGACGCCGTGGGCGGACTCGGTCATCTACGAGCTGCACGTGCGGGGCTTCACCATGCGCCACCCGGGCGTGCCGCGGGAGCTGCGCGGCACGTACGCGGGGCTCGCCCACCCGGCGGCGGTCGAGCACCTGGTGCGCCTGGGGGTGACGGCGGTGGAGCTGCTGCCGGTCCACCAGTTCGCGCACGAGGACCACCTCCTGCGGCGCGGGCTGCGCAACCACTGGGGGTACAACTCCATCGGCTACTTCGCGCCGCACGCCGCGTACGCCGCGACGGGCACGGGCGGGGAGCAGGTCGGGGAGTTCCGCCGGATGGTGCGCGCCCTGCACGAGGCGGGCATCGAGGTGATCCTGGACGTCGTCTACAACCACACGGCCGAGGCGGGCGAGCTGGGGCCGATGCTGTCGCTGCGGGGCATCGACAACCGGGGCTACTACCGGCTCCAGCACGACGCCCGCCGGTACGCCGACTACACCGGGTGCGGCAACACCCTGCACGTCGTCCAGCCGCAGGTGCTGCGGCTCATCACGGACTCGCTGCGCTACTGGGTCACCGAGATGGGCGTGGACGGCTTCCGGTTCGACCTGGCGGCCGCGCTGGCCCGGTCGATGCACGACGTCGACATGCTGTCGCCGTTCCTGGCGGTCATCGCGCAGGACCCGGTGCTGCGGCGGGTGAAGCTGATCGCCGAACCGTGGGACGTGGGCAGCGGCGGCTACCAGGTGGGCGCCTTCCCGCCGCTGTGGACGGAGTGGAACGACCGCTACCGTGACGCGGTGCGGGACTTCTGGCGGGGCGCGCTGCCCGACGTGCGGGACCTCGGCTACCGGCTGTCCGGGTCCAGCGACCTGTACGCGTGGGGCGGGCGGCGCCCGTACGCGTCGGTCAACTTCGTCACCGCGCACGACGGCTTCACGCTGCGGGACCTCGTGTCGTACGAGCGCAAGCACAACGAGGCCAACGGCGAGGACAACCGCGACGGCACGGACGACAACCGGTCGTGGAACTGCGGTGCCGAGGGCGCGACGGACGACGAGGCGGTGGGCGCGCTGCGCCGCCGCCAGATCCGCAACATGCTCACCACGCTGCTGCTGTCGACGGGCGTCCCGATGATCGTCGCGGGTGACGAGATGGGCCGTACGCAGGGAGGTAACAACAACGCCTACTGCCAGGACAACGAGACCGGCTGGGTGGACTGGTCGCTCCTCGACGAGCCGTGGGCGCGGGAGCTGCTGGCGCTGTCCCGTCGGCTGCTGGCGCTGCGCCACGCCCATCCGGTGCTGCGGCGCCGGGCGTTCTTCTCGGGCCGGCCGCAGGGCACGGACGGGCTGCGGGACCTCGCGTGGTTCACGGCGGGCGGGGAGGAGATGACGGAGGCCGACTGGTACGCGCCGGCCCGGACGATCGCCTTCTACCTGTCGGGGCGTGACATCCCGGGGCGCGACGAGCGGGGCGAGAAGGTCGTGGACGACAGCTTCCTGGTGATCCTGCACGCGGGTGACGGCCCCGTGGAGCACCGGCTGCCGGGCGTGCCGTGGGCGGCGGAGTACGCGCTGGTGGTGGACACCTCGCGGGAGGAGCAGGAGCGGGCGCCGGAGGTGGTGTGCCCGGGCGGCGGGACGGTGACGGTACCGGCCAGGTCGGCGCTGCTGTGGCGGGTGGCCGACTGA
- a CDS encoding GNAT family protein: MSDHVARVLSAAARGVFPPPDGSTVIVPQPSRRDAGVLAFTAHSVVFVDEDPAWVRAELAASSADPLAAAMSPGFLTALMARTGRRMDTVDMLTVAGRLDGPPPLPLREVRDPDHPRVVRARAYRDDVRVWAADGGVVVLGRAVAGRWEAAVEVDEAARGQGLGVRLALAARHLVPDAAVWAQQPPGNARSVRTFQAAGYRPVCAEALLVPR, from the coding sequence ATGAGCGACCATGTGGCCCGTGTGCTGTCCGCGGCGGCGCGCGGGGTGTTCCCGCCGCCCGACGGCTCCACCGTGATCGTCCCGCAGCCGAGCCGGCGGGACGCCGGCGTGTTGGCGTTCACGGCGCACTCGGTGGTGTTCGTGGACGAGGACCCGGCCTGGGTGCGGGCCGAGCTGGCGGCGTCGTCGGCCGATCCGCTGGCCGCGGCGATGAGCCCGGGCTTCCTGACGGCGCTGATGGCCCGGACGGGGCGCCGCATGGACACCGTCGACATGCTGACCGTCGCGGGCCGGCTGGACGGCCCGCCGCCGCTGCCGCTGCGCGAGGTGCGGGACCCGGATCACCCGCGGGTGGTCCGGGCGCGGGCGTACCGCGACGACGTGCGGGTGTGGGCCGCCGACGGCGGGGTGGTGGTCCTGGGGCGGGCGGTGGCGGGGCGCTGGGAGGCCGCGGTCGAGGTCGACGAGGCCGCCCGGGGGCAGGGCCTGGGCGTGCGGCTGGCGCTGGCCGCCCGCCATCTGGTGCCGGACGCGGCCGTGTGGGCGCAGCAGCCGCCGGGCAACGCCCGCAGTGTGCGCACGTTCCAGGCGGCCGGGTACCGCCCGGTATGCGCGGAGGCGCTGCTCGTCCCCCGTTGA
- a CDS encoding YVTN family beta-propeller repeat protein yields MTVHLSKRTTGLLTAAVLALLAGCGGAGAPAGSPAGPGAAAPPGRPHATATTTAPDTGTGPLPGMPPPLDPRDVYAAARPGRLSPAVRDFPSRVYVPNTLSGTVSVIDPATYRVVDTVPVGKHPQHVVPSWDLKTLWVTNDQGHTLTPLDPATGRRRGGDVAVRDPYNLYFTPDGRYAVVMASLDRELVFRDPHTMERRHTEPAPCHGVNHADFSADGRYAVVSCEFSGELLKVDTRRKEVVARLALPFAGAMPQDVKLSPDGRTFYVADMMAHGLWALDGDAFTTPRLLPTGKGCHGLYVSRDSREMYVPNRGEGSVSVFDFARQRVTKKWWLPDGGSPDMGGVSADGTVLWLSGRYHSEVYAIDTRTGRQLARIPVGDGPRGLAVYPQPGRYSLGHTGVFR; encoded by the coding sequence GTGACCGTGCACCTCAGCAAGCGAACCACCGGCCTCCTCACGGCCGCCGTGCTGGCCCTCCTCGCCGGGTGCGGCGGCGCGGGGGCGCCCGCCGGATCGCCCGCCGGTCCGGGGGCGGCGGCGCCGCCCGGCCGGCCGCACGCGACCGCGACCACGACCGCCCCGGACACCGGGACGGGCCCCCTGCCCGGCATGCCGCCCCCGCTCGACCCCCGCGACGTCTACGCCGCCGCCCGCCCCGGCCGGCTCTCCCCGGCCGTCCGGGACTTCCCCTCCCGGGTCTACGTCCCCAACACGCTCTCCGGCACCGTCTCGGTCATCGACCCCGCGACCTACCGCGTCGTCGACACCGTCCCGGTGGGCAAGCACCCCCAGCACGTCGTGCCGTCCTGGGACCTGAAGACCCTCTGGGTCACCAACGACCAGGGCCACACCCTGACCCCCCTCGACCCGGCCACGGGCCGGCGGCGCGGCGGGGACGTCGCGGTCCGCGACCCGTACAACCTCTACTTCACCCCCGACGGCCGCTACGCCGTCGTGATGGCCTCCCTCGACCGGGAGCTCGTCTTCCGCGACCCGCACACCATGGAGCGCCGCCACACCGAGCCCGCCCCCTGCCACGGCGTCAACCACGCCGACTTCTCCGCCGACGGCCGGTACGCCGTCGTCTCCTGCGAGTTCTCCGGCGAGCTGCTGAAGGTCGACACGCGCCGCAAGGAGGTCGTCGCGCGGCTGGCGCTGCCCTTCGCCGGGGCCATGCCGCAGGACGTGAAGCTCTCGCCCGACGGCAGGACGTTCTACGTCGCCGACATGATGGCGCACGGCCTGTGGGCCCTCGACGGCGACGCCTTCACCACCCCGCGCCTGCTGCCCACCGGCAAGGGCTGCCACGGCCTGTACGTCTCCCGCGACTCCCGGGAGATGTACGTGCCGAACCGCGGCGAGGGCTCCGTCTCCGTCTTCGACTTCGCCCGGCAGCGGGTGACGAAGAAATGGTGGCTGCCCGACGGAGGCTCGCCCGACATGGGCGGCGTCTCGGCGGACGGCACGGTGCTCTGGCTCTCCGGGCGGTACCACTCCGAGGTCTACGCGATCGACACGCGGACCGGCCGGCAACTCGCCCGCATCCCCGTCGGCGACGGCCCCCGCGGCCTGGCCGTCTACCCCCAGCCCGGCCGCTACTCGCTGGGGCACACGGGCGTCTTCCGCTGA
- a CDS encoding L-serine ammonia-lyase — MAISVFDLFSIGIGPSSSHTVGPMRAARMFARRLKNEGLLAHTASVRCELFGSLGATGHGHGTPKAVLLGLEGDSPRTVDVETADAEVERIKREGRINLLGVHEIPFDFDEHLVLHRRKALPYHANGMTVWAYDAEGATLLEKTYYSVGGGFVVDEDAVQGENPIVPDDTVLTYPFRTGDELLRLTRETGLSISALMLENEKAWRTEREIREGLLEIWRVMQACVERGMSREGILPGGLKVRRRAATTARKLRSEGDPLALSMEWITLYAMAVNEENAAGGRVVTAPTNGAAGIIPAVLHYYMNFVPGADEDGVVRFLLAAGAVGMLFKENASISGAEVGCQGEVGSACSMAAGALAEVMGGSPEQVENAAEIGMEHNLGLTCDPVGGLVQIPCIERNGMAAVKAVTAARMALRGDGSHKVSLDKVIKTMKETGADMSVKYKETARGGLAVNIIEC; from the coding sequence GTGGCCATCTCGGTCTTCGACCTGTTCTCGATCGGCATCGGCCCGTCCAGCTCCCACACGGTCGGCCCCATGCGCGCCGCCCGCATGTTCGCGCGCCGCCTGAAGAACGAGGGCCTGCTCGCCCACACCGCCTCCGTGCGGTGCGAGCTGTTCGGTTCCCTGGGCGCCACCGGCCACGGCCACGGCACCCCCAAGGCCGTCCTGCTGGGCCTGGAGGGCGACTCGCCCCGCACCGTCGACGTGGAGACGGCCGACGCCGAGGTCGAGCGGATCAAGCGCGAGGGGCGCATCAACCTCCTCGGCGTGCACGAGATCCCCTTCGACTTCGACGAGCACCTGGTCCTGCACCGCCGCAAGGCCCTGCCCTACCACGCCAACGGCATGACCGTGTGGGCGTACGACGCCGAGGGCGCGACGCTGCTGGAGAAGACGTACTACTCGGTCGGCGGCGGCTTCGTCGTGGACGAGGACGCCGTGCAGGGCGAGAACCCGATCGTCCCCGATGACACCGTGCTGACGTACCCCTTCCGCACCGGTGACGAGCTGCTGCGCCTGACCCGCGAGACGGGCCTGTCGATCTCCGCCCTGATGCTGGAGAACGAGAAGGCGTGGCGCACCGAGCGGGAGATCCGCGAGGGGCTGCTGGAGATCTGGCGCGTCATGCAGGCGTGCGTCGAGCGGGGCATGTCCCGCGAGGGCATCCTGCCGGGCGGTCTGAAGGTCCGCCGCCGGGCCGCGACCACCGCCCGCAAGCTGCGCTCCGAGGGCGACCCGCTGGCGCTCTCCATGGAGTGGATCACGCTCTACGCGATGGCGGTCAACGAGGAGAACGCCGCCGGCGGCCGGGTCGTCACCGCCCCGACGAACGGCGCGGCCGGCATCATCCCGGCGGTGCTGCACTACTACATGAACTTCGTGCCCGGTGCCGACGAGGACGGCGTGGTGCGGTTCCTCCTCGCGGCCGGCGCGGTCGGCATGCTGTTCAAGGAGAACGCCTCGATCTCCGGCGCCGAGGTCGGCTGCCAGGGCGAGGTCGGCTCGGCCTGCTCCATGGCGGCGGGCGCCCTCGCCGAGGTCATGGGCGGCTCCCCCGAGCAGGTGGAGAACGCCGCGGAGATCGGCATGGAGCACAACCTCGGCCTGACCTGCGACCCGGTCGGCGGCCTCGTGCAGATCCCGTGCATCGAGCGCAACGGCATGGCGGCGGTGAAGGCGGTCACGGCGGCGCGGATGGCGCTGCGCGGCGACGGCAGCCACAAGGTCTCCCTGGACAAGGTCATCAAGACGATGAAGGAGACCGGCGCGGACATGTCGGTGAAGTACAAGGAGACCGCGCGCGGCGGCCTCGCGGTGAACATCATCGAGTGCTGA
- a CDS encoding ATP-binding protein, whose protein sequence is MAGLEGVERPGERGGVTAARWVPSVDEERALKALAEYGDPTVEEVRLPSLPESAATARRIARCVVLRHWLLGPQVAEDVVLLVSELVGNAVRHTGARAFGVRMHRRRGRIRIEVRDPSRGLPCLMPVQELDESGRGIFLVDKLSDRWGVDLLPRGKNTWFEIRVADR, encoded by the coding sequence ATGGCGGGGCTGGAAGGCGTGGAGCGACCGGGGGAGCGCGGCGGGGTGACCGCCGCGAGGTGGGTGCCGTCCGTGGACGAGGAGCGGGCGCTCAAGGCGCTGGCGGAGTACGGGGACCCCACCGTCGAGGAGGTGCGGCTGCCGTCGCTCCCCGAGTCCGCCGCGACGGCCCGCCGGATCGCCCGCTGCGTCGTGCTCCGCCACTGGTTGCTCGGTCCGCAGGTCGCCGAGGACGTGGTCCTGCTCGTCTCCGAACTCGTCGGCAACGCCGTGCGGCACACCGGGGCGCGGGCGTTCGGGGTACGGATGCACCGCCGCCGGGGCCGGATCAGGATCGAGGTCCGCGACCCCTCGCGGGGGCTGCCCTGTCTGATGCCGGTGCAGGAGCTGGACGAGAGCGGGCGCGGGATCTTCCTCGTCGACAAGCTCTCGGACCGCTGGGGCGTGGACCTGCTGCCGCGCGGCAAGAACACGTGGTTCGAGATCCGCGTCGCCGACCGCTGA
- the glyA gene encoding serine hydroxymethyltransferase translates to MSLLNTPLHELDPDVAAAVDAELRRQQDTLEMIASENFAPVAVMEAQGSVLTNKYAEGYPGRRYYGGCEHVDVVEQIAIDRIKALFGAEHANVQPHSGAQANAAAMFALLKPGDTIMGLNLAHGGHLTHGMKINFSGKLYNVVAYHVDDATGQVDMAEVERLAKESKPKLIVAGWSAYPRQLDFAAFRRIADEVGAYLMVDMAHFAGLVAAGLHPNPVPHAHVVTTTTHKTLGGPRGGVILSTAELAKKINSAVFPGQQGGPLEHVIAAKAVSFKVAASEEFKERQQRTLDGARTLAERLVQPDVTEHGVSVLTGGTDVHLVLVDLRNSELDGQQAEDRLHEVGITVNRNAIPNDPRPPMVTSGLRIGTPALATRGFQAEDFAEVADVIAEALKPSYDAEALKARVSALAAKHPLYPGL, encoded by the coding sequence ATGTCGCTTCTGAACACCCCTCTCCACGAGCTGGACCCGGACGTCGCCGCCGCCGTCGACGCCGAGCTCCGCCGCCAGCAGGACACCCTGGAGATGATCGCCTCGGAGAACTTCGCTCCGGTGGCCGTCATGGAGGCCCAGGGCTCCGTCCTCACCAACAAGTACGCCGAGGGCTACCCGGGCCGCCGCTACTACGGCGGCTGCGAGCACGTCGACGTGGTCGAGCAGATCGCGATCGACCGCATCAAGGCGCTCTTCGGCGCGGAGCACGCCAACGTGCAGCCGCACTCCGGCGCGCAGGCCAACGCCGCCGCGATGTTCGCCCTGCTCAAGCCGGGCGACACGATCATGGGTCTGAACCTCGCCCACGGCGGGCACCTGACCCACGGCATGAAGATCAACTTCTCCGGCAAGCTCTACAACGTGGTCGCCTACCACGTGGACGACGCCACCGGTCAGGTCGACATGGCCGAGGTCGAGCGCCTCGCCAAGGAGTCCAAGCCGAAGCTGATCGTCGCCGGCTGGTCCGCCTACCCGCGCCAGCTGGACTTCGCCGCCTTCCGCCGGATCGCGGACGAGGTCGGCGCGTACCTCATGGTCGACATGGCCCACTTCGCGGGCCTGGTCGCGGCCGGGCTGCACCCCAACCCGGTGCCGCACGCCCACGTGGTCACCACCACGACCCACAAGACGCTGGGCGGCCCGCGCGGCGGCGTCATCCTGTCGACCGCCGAGCTCGCCAAGAAGATCAACTCCGCGGTCTTCCCCGGTCAGCAGGGCGGCCCGCTGGAGCACGTGATCGCGGCGAAGGCGGTCTCCTTCAAGGTCGCGGCGAGCGAGGAGTTCAAGGAGCGCCAGCAGCGCACCCTGGACGGCGCCCGCACCCTCGCCGAGCGCCTGGTCCAGCCGGACGTCACCGAGCACGGCGTGTCGGTCCTGACCGGCGGCACCGACGTGCACCTGGTCCTGGTCGACCTGCGCAACAGCGAGCTGGACGGCCAGCAGGCCGAGGACCGCCTCCACGAGGTCGGGATCACCGTCAACCGCAACGCGATCCCGAACGACCCCCGGCCCCCGATGGTCACCTCCGGTCTGCGCATCGGCACCCCGGCCCTGGCCACCCGCGGCTTCCAGGCCGAGGACTTCGCCGAGGTCGCCGACGTCATCGCCGAGGCGCTCAAGCCGTCGTACGACGCCGAGGCGCTGAAGGCCCGGGTCTCCGCGCTCGCCGCGAAGCACCCGCTTTACCCTGGTCTGTAG